In the genome of Notamacropus eugenii isolate mMacEug1 chromosome 5, mMacEug1.pri_v2, whole genome shotgun sequence, one region contains:
- the TTLL10 gene encoding inactive polyglycylase TTLL10 isoform X3 produces MGPEKTSIEGAPARPETQAVTKTEAPGIQANHPHPPEEPSLGEKKQLPPTQGPFFYIGGTNGAVLISSYCRSKGWQRIHDNRREDYKLKWCETKCRDTYYSFREGEQLLYQIPNNKLLTTKIGLLNALREYARVMSKITRSPTAAHIKVLKMEDFFPETYRLDMKDERENFITVFHDEEIWICKPTASNQGKGIFLIRTQEEAISLQAKMQSIEDDPTYKKMPFKAPQARVIQRYIHNPLLLDGKKFDVRSYLLIACAMPYMVFFSHGYARLTLSLYDPKAKDLAGHLTNQFMQKKSPLYVLLKEETVWSMDRLNKYINEKFRRAKGLPKDWVLTTFTKRMQQIMLQCFLAVKSKLECKLGYFDLIGCDFLIDENFKVWLLEMNSNPALHTNCEVLKDVVPRVVHETLDLALETFHKSLRTEKMLPLLSQRNFVLLHSGEDDLWPRSVYLRSPIRPLKLSCESSCQAMTLLSSTTGSSSAKAADRSSKKLEPSRASLKRTGLLGPPGPIHPKSALHLLSPSSIVKCQSQPPSQDLIQAQPPPSTLSEEPEVVPDPPSHVFTLLRPLASNSPDFWFQGALEMETPLMATNDLFLPLYPSRMLSLSFPSEPIPPFDTPNPSEVQDATLDSFLGLPEYERKDVGYRGS; encoded by the exons ATGGGGCCGGAAAAAACATCCATTGAAG GTGCCCCTGCACGTCCAGAAACACAGGCTGTGACCAAAACTGAAGCCCCAGGGATTCAAGccaaccacccccaccccccagaagAGCCCAGCCTGGGAGAGAAGAAGCAGTTGCCTCCCACACAGGGTCCCTTTTTCTACATCGGGGGAACCAATGGGGCCGTGCT GATCAGTTCCTATTGCCGAAGCAAAGGCTGGCAGAGAATCCATGACAACCGTCGGGAGGATTACAAGCTGAAATGGTGTGAGACCAAATGCAGGGACACCTATTACTCCTTTCGAGAAG GCGAACAACTTCTCTACCAGATCCCTAACAACAAGCTGTTAACAACTAAGATCGGCCTCCTGAATGCCCTGCGAGAATATGCCAGAGTCATGAGCAAGATCACCAGGTCACCAACTGCAGCACACATCAA GGTTCTGAAAATGGAAGACTTTTTCCCAGAGACCTACCGTTTAGATAtgaaagatgaaagggaaaacTTCATTACTGTGTTCCATG ATGAAGAGATCTGGATCTGTAAGCCCACTGCTTCCAACCAAGGGAAAGGCATTTTCCTGATCAGGACCCAAGAGGAAGCAATTTCTCTCCAGGCCAAGATGCAGAGCATTGAGGATGATCCCACCTACAAGAAGATGCCCTTTAAGGCTCCTCAGGCACGAGTCATACAGAG ATATATCCACAACCCACTGCTCCTGGATGGGAAGAAGTTTGATGTGCGATCCTACCTGCTAATTGCCTGCGCAATGCCTTACATGGTCTTCTTTAGTCATGGCTACGCAAGGCTGACTCTGAGCCTTTACGACCCCAAGGCCAAGGACCTTGCAGGACATTTGACTAATCAG ttTATGCAAAAGAAAAGTCCTCTGTACGTGCTCCTAAAGGAAGAGACTGTGTGGAGCATGGACCGCCTCAACAAATACATCAATGAAAAGTTCCGCAGAGCAAAAGGGCTCCCCAAGGACTGGGTGCTCACCACCTTTACT AAACGGATGCAGCAGATCATGCTCCAGTGCTTCCTAGCTGTGAAGTCCAAGTTGGAGTGTAAGCTGGGCTACTTCGACCTCATTGGCTGTGACTTCCTCATTGACGAGAACTTCAAG gtatgGCTGCTGGAAATGAACTCCAACCCTGCCCTACATACCAACTGTGAGGTCCTGAAGGATGTTGTACCCAGAGTGGTCCATGAGACTTTGG ATCTCGCTCTGGAGACCTTCCACAAGAGCCTCCGAACAGAAAAGATGCTTCCTCTGCTGAGCCAGCGCAATTTTGTACTTTTGCACAGCGGCGAGGATGACCTGTGGCCCCGGTCTGTCTACTTAAGAAGCCCAATACGGCCTCTGAAGCTGAGTTGTGAGTCGTCCTGCCAAGCCATGACCCTGCTGTCGTCCACCACAGGCTCCAGCTCAGCCAAGGCTGCAGACAGGTCTTCGAAGAAGTTAGAGCCATCCAGGGCCTCTCTGAAGCGAACGGGCCTTTTGGGCCCCCCAGGACCTATTCACCCCAAGTCTGCCTTGCATCTCCTCAGCCCAAGCTCCATAGTGAAGTGCCAGTCCCAGCCCCCAAGCCAGGACCTCATCCAGGCCCAGCCTCCCCCCAGCACCTTGTCTGAGGAGCCTGAGGTGGTTCCTGACCCTCCAAGCCACGTGTTCACTCTCCTCCGGCCACTAGCCTCAAACTCCCCTGACTTCTGGTTCCAGGGAGCTCTGGAGATGGAGACACCCCTAATGGCAACCAATGACCTCTTCTTGCCTCTCTATCCATCCCGAATGCTGTCTCTGAGCTTCCCTTCAGAGCCCATTCCCCCCTTTGATACCCCCAACCCTTCCGAGGTCCAGGATGCCACCCTTGATTCCTTCCTGGGCCTCCCTGAGTACGAACGCAAGGACGTGGGCTACCGTGGTTCATAG